A stretch of Vicinamibacterales bacterium DNA encodes these proteins:
- a CDS encoding MBL fold metallo-hydrolase, with product MARFTEVAPGVAFMRCAFVNIAALGDRSRWILVDAGLQGYGAAIRAAAEARFGPGTRPSAIVLTHGHFDHVGALNEAELLADWDVPIFAHALELPYLTGRSPYPPPDPLVGRGAMALLSRLYPRGPIDLGGRVHELPSDGSVPDAPGWRWVHTPGHTPGHVSLFRDLDRTLLAADALTTTKQESMAAVLTQRRELHGPPAYYTQDWDRARESFRALVRLAPDLIVSGHGQPSSGRDLRDELTVLADNFDRLERPAFGRYARQAAVADETGVVMLPPDPLPAVLAGAGAMAAAGALVWMASKRPAAGNRQPVAGSR from the coding sequence ATGGCTCGATTCACCGAGGTCGCACCTGGCGTGGCGTTCATGCGCTGCGCGTTCGTCAACATCGCCGCGCTCGGCGATCGCTCGCGCTGGATCCTGGTCGACGCGGGGCTGCAAGGATACGGCGCTGCCATCCGCGCGGCCGCCGAGGCGCGGTTCGGCCCCGGCACACGCCCATCCGCCATCGTCCTCACGCACGGGCACTTCGATCACGTTGGCGCCTTGAATGAAGCCGAGCTGTTGGCGGACTGGGACGTACCGATATTCGCGCATGCGCTGGAACTGCCGTACCTCACGGGACGGTCGCCGTATCCACCGCCGGATCCCCTCGTCGGCCGCGGTGCGATGGCGCTCCTGTCGCGGCTGTATCCGCGCGGCCCGATCGATCTCGGCGGCCGGGTACACGAGCTGCCGTCCGACGGCAGCGTCCCCGACGCGCCGGGATGGCGCTGGGTTCACACCCCCGGCCACACGCCGGGCCACGTCTCGCTCTTCCGCGATCTCGACAGGACGCTCCTCGCCGCGGACGCGCTCACGACGACCAAACAAGAGTCGATGGCGGCGGTCCTGACGCAGCGCCGCGAGCTGCACGGGCCGCCGGCCTATTACACTCAGGACTGGGATCGCGCGCGCGAGTCGTTCCGCGCGCTGGTCCGCCTGGCGCCGGACCTCATCGTGTCGGGCCACGGCCAGCCGTCGAGCGGCCGCGACCTGCGCGACGAATTGACGGTCCTCGCCGACAATTTCGATCGGCTGGAGCGGCCGGCGTTCGGCCGCTATGCCAGGCAGGCGGCGGTCGCCGACGAGACCGGCGTGGTGATGCTGCCGCCCGATCCGCTGCCCGCCGTGCTCGCCGGCGCCGGAGCCATGGCGGCGGCGGGTGCGCTGGTCTGGATGGCGTCGAAACGGCCGGCAGCCGGTAACCGGCAGCCGGTAGCCGGTAGCCGGTAG
- a CDS encoding CoA-binding protein, whose amino-acid sequence MKTVAVIGASSNRDKFGNKALRAFAQRGYIVIPINPVETEVEGYRAFPSVLDVPGDIDLATVYVPPPVGVRVMDDLAKKGIAEVWLNPGADGRAVIERAQSLGLKTVRQCSIIAIGESPAHY is encoded by the coding sequence ATGAAGACCGTCGCCGTGATCGGCGCCTCATCCAATCGCGACAAGTTCGGCAACAAGGCGCTGCGCGCCTTCGCGCAGCGCGGCTATATCGTGATTCCGATCAATCCCGTGGAAACCGAAGTCGAAGGCTACCGCGCGTTTCCCTCCGTGCTCGACGTTCCGGGCGACATCGATCTCGCGACGGTGTACGTGCCGCCGCCGGTCGGCGTTCGCGTCATGGATGACCTGGCGAAGAAGGGGATCGCGGAGGTCTGGCTCAACCCGGGAGCGGACGGGCGCGCGGTGATCGAGAGAGCGCAGTCCCTCGGCTTGAAGACGGTGCGCCAGTGTTCGATCATCGCCATCGGCGAGAGCCCCGCCCACTACTGA
- a CDS encoding FtsX-like permease family protein — MLQDLRFALRLLNRHRSYAAVAVLTVALGVGANTAVFSIADSVLFRPLPFADADRLFVLRIADIQTRQTFGFLPVSAVDAARASGLFDRIGPAEPRDTRIYIRGSSGLDLLSLTPVSRDYLGLAPVRPLLGRSFAAEDSGTRAVLLSHRAWMRHFGGDPSVVGRVLPAAVRTMDASALPDQSFHVVGVLPPRLRLPLVNAPDGVTLMPDAPAGGTMAPFTPLVRLRTGVTAAAAEAQLSGVHGEELVPGKTALRLVPVREEMAARQDAVLWLLLSSAAIVLIVACVNLANLMLARGTARGRELAVRAALGGTRGRLIRLLLVEALCIAALGTAAGLAGAYLGFRVLADRLPPALARVADPAFDVRALGFAIVTAMLAAAAFSVLPALRLSRADRGDGLRLARLQRDPPRRGRGLLVAIQAAICVALLVGAGLVARSLLALLTQDLGFDTRRMVVSFDLPAHVVRRGGALRADTAARAAFYRARLNEIRAIPGVRAAGAALAAPFSGVAPDAPLSDRRVEDGGGVYSVSSGYFAAIGIPLLAGRDFTDEESATGSPVGVLNETAARTMCGNATACLGRVVHAPRQPARTVIGVVGDARRSARRAAIPAMYVPFDPARFSVASLVIDADESPATRGALRRALSAPPDARLVLGSLDEDFDRELAPYRFNAIVVGAFGLLTLALSIVGVFGVMTAVVTERTREYGIRLALGATRERVNRHVLRQAAVPLASGLAAGIALAIWGGRVLGSLLFGVVPLDPPSFAAASAIVLLAGMVAAWAPARRAGRVDPIAALRAE; from the coding sequence ATGCTCCAGGACCTGCGCTTCGCGCTGCGACTCCTGAACCGCCATCGCAGCTACGCGGCGGTGGCCGTGCTCACCGTTGCCCTCGGCGTCGGCGCCAACACCGCGGTGTTCAGCATCGCCGACTCGGTGCTCTTCCGGCCGCTGCCGTTTGCCGACGCCGATCGTTTGTTCGTCCTGCGCATCGCCGACATCCAGACCAGGCAGACATTCGGATTCCTGCCGGTGTCGGCCGTCGACGCGGCGCGCGCCAGCGGACTTTTCGATCGCATCGGGCCCGCCGAGCCGCGCGACACCCGCATCTACATCCGCGGGAGCAGCGGACTCGACCTCCTGTCGCTGACGCCGGTCTCGCGCGACTATCTCGGCCTGGCCCCCGTCCGGCCGCTGCTCGGGCGTTCGTTCGCTGCCGAAGACTCAGGGACGCGCGCGGTGCTGCTGTCGCATCGCGCCTGGATGCGTCACTTCGGCGGCGATCCGTCGGTCGTCGGTCGCGTCCTGCCTGCCGCGGTCAGGACGATGGATGCGAGTGCGCTTCCGGATCAGAGCTTTCACGTCGTCGGGGTGCTGCCGCCGCGTCTTCGCCTGCCGCTGGTGAACGCGCCCGACGGCGTGACGCTGATGCCAGACGCGCCGGCGGGGGGGACGATGGCGCCGTTTACACCGCTGGTCCGCCTGCGCACGGGCGTCACTGCGGCCGCCGCCGAGGCGCAGCTGAGCGGCGTCCATGGGGAAGAACTGGTCCCCGGCAAGACGGCGTTGCGTCTCGTGCCCGTGCGCGAGGAGATGGCGGCCCGGCAGGATGCGGTGCTGTGGCTGCTGCTGTCGTCGGCCGCGATCGTGCTGATCGTCGCGTGCGTCAATCTCGCGAACCTGATGCTGGCGCGCGGAACCGCGCGCGGCCGGGAACTCGCGGTCCGCGCCGCGCTCGGCGGCACTCGCGGGCGGTTGATCCGGCTGCTGCTCGTCGAAGCACTCTGCATTGCCGCGCTTGGGACCGCGGCCGGCCTGGCCGGCGCCTACCTGGGCTTCCGCGTGCTGGCCGATCGACTTCCACCAGCGCTGGCGCGCGTCGCCGATCCGGCGTTCGACGTGCGGGCGCTGGGCTTCGCAATCGTCACCGCCATGCTGGCCGCCGCGGCGTTCAGCGTGCTGCCGGCGCTCCGCCTCTCGCGTGCGGATCGCGGGGACGGGCTTCGCCTCGCGCGGCTGCAGCGGGACCCGCCGCGCCGCGGCAGGGGACTGCTGGTCGCGATCCAGGCCGCGATCTGCGTGGCGCTGCTCGTCGGCGCCGGCCTGGTGGCGCGCAGCCTCCTCGCACTGTTGACGCAGGATCTCGGCTTCGACACGCGCCGGATGGTCGTGAGCTTCGATCTGCCGGCGCACGTCGTCCGTCGCGGCGGCGCCCTTCGCGCGGACACGGCGGCGCGCGCCGCGTTCTATCGCGCCCGGCTGAATGAGATCCGGGCGATACCAGGGGTCCGCGCGGCCGGCGCGGCGCTCGCGGCGCCGTTCTCCGGCGTCGCACCCGACGCGCCGCTGTCCGATCGGCGAGTGGAAGACGGCGGCGGTGTCTACAGCGTGTCCTCCGGCTATTTCGCGGCAATCGGCATCCCGTTGCTCGCCGGCCGCGACTTCACCGATGAAGAGAGCGCGACGGGGTCGCCCGTTGGCGTGCTCAACGAGACGGCGGCACGGACGATGTGCGGCAATGCGACCGCGTGCCTCGGCCGGGTGGTGCACGCGCCGCGGCAACCGGCGCGGACGGTGATCGGAGTCGTCGGTGACGCACGGCGATCGGCGCGCCGCGCGGCGATTCCCGCGATGTACGTGCCGTTCGACCCCGCGCGCTTCTCGGTTGCCTCGCTGGTCATTGATGCGGACGAGTCGCCGGCGACCCGCGGCGCGCTGCGGCGCGCGCTGTCCGCGCCGCCGGACGCACGCCTCGTGCTCGGGTCGCTGGACGAGGACTTCGATCGCGAGCTGGCGCCGTACCGGTTCAACGCGATTGTCGTCGGCGCGTTCGGGCTGCTCACGCTCGCGCTGTCGATCGTCGGCGTCTTCGGCGTGATGACCGCGGTGGTGACCGAGCGCACGCGGGAATACGGCATCAGGCTCGCGCTGGGTGCCACCCGTGAGCGCGTCAACCGGCACGTCCTCAGGCAGGCCGCGGTGCCGCTCGCCTCCGGCCTCGCCGCCGGTATCGCGCTCGCCATCTGGGGCGGCCGCGTTCTGGGCAGCCTGTTGTTCGGCGTCGTGCCGCTCGATCCGCCGTCGTTCGCCGCGGCGAGCGCAATCGTGCTGCTGGCCGGCATGGTCGCCGCATGGGCCCCGGCCCGACGAGCCGGCAGGGTAGATCCGATCGCCGCGCTCCGCGCCGAATGA
- a CDS encoding ADOP family duplicated permease, translating to MLQDVRFVLRSFARQRAFAAVAILTVALGVALTTTMFSVADNLLYRPLPYAQPDELYEIVGANKGDTASRVSGAVGDYLAWRDTGVFASLGAARHTTLVVLSGGAEPRRLLAAPVDEHFLPTLAVQPALGRAFAADDCREGARAVVLISSGMWRTDFGADPAVIGRHVDVDGSPAEIVGVLPADFLFPVSTVSSNAQRVDILRPLIVPAAQRVDHNIRGYRAIGRLARGVSPADAQARLDAAQQAVRPRYRPTNARPGAFDGVRMLPLASAMVGKGTRSAAALLLVAAIAVLLVGCVNVANMLLARGAERARELAIRTAIGATRARLARLVLVEAVTISLVGGALGFLLARAAFGLLLARLPPRFATVRLPEMDGRIAVFAILLSLAVGVVFGLLPALRQSRAEFAAAIKKAGAGATGRPGWTHDALVFGEVTLAVMLVGAGALVLRSFANVLRVDPGLDTPRVLTLQITPPARLSRTAVAERSVFYRNVLDAVQGVPGVQGAALTNNVLMSGGHYESSLSVEGVASTRLYTRGNNVTEVRVTADYFRVMGIPLVAGTAFPREMTGDEPIAIASTRVGRFADVNPLGRDVVSFARPAAGSAPARRYRIIGVAADVRDRGLDSEPLSIFYLPFSGDGGVTLLARGDQPMALAPAVTSAIHALEPAAVVDQIRTLDDLVQRSLAERRFNAFLYAAFSVSALLLSAVGVYGVVAYGVSRRTREMGIRVALGADGRRLLASIGGRTAAVLAAATLAGLGGLLALRGVLRSLVFELAPDDPSTIAGSVAILVVAAAAAVLIPARRAARVDPMLALRAE from the coding sequence ATGCTGCAGGACGTACGCTTCGTGCTTCGTTCCTTCGCGCGGCAGCGCGCGTTCGCCGCAGTCGCCATCCTGACCGTCGCGCTCGGAGTCGCGCTGACGACGACGATGTTCAGCGTGGCCGATAACCTGTTGTACCGGCCGCTGCCGTACGCCCAGCCGGACGAGTTGTACGAGATCGTCGGCGCCAACAAGGGGGATACCGCGAGCCGCGTGTCCGGAGCGGTGGGCGACTACCTGGCGTGGCGCGACACCGGTGTGTTCGCCAGCCTGGGCGCCGCTCGCCACACCACGCTCGTCGTCCTGAGCGGAGGGGCCGAACCGCGCCGCCTCCTGGCAGCGCCGGTCGACGAGCACTTCCTTCCGACGCTCGCGGTTCAGCCGGCGCTGGGTCGAGCCTTCGCTGCCGATGACTGCCGCGAGGGAGCCCGGGCAGTCGTCTTGATCTCATCAGGGATGTGGCGCACCGATTTCGGCGCCGATCCGGCTGTCATCGGCAGACACGTCGATGTGGACGGCAGCCCGGCCGAGATCGTCGGCGTCCTGCCCGCGGACTTCCTCTTTCCCGTGTCGACGGTCTCGTCCAACGCGCAGCGGGTCGACATCCTGCGTCCCTTGATCGTCCCGGCGGCCCAGCGGGTGGATCACAACATCCGCGGGTATCGCGCCATCGGAAGGCTGGCGCGAGGCGTGTCGCCGGCGGATGCACAGGCGCGACTGGACGCCGCCCAGCAGGCCGTGCGTCCGCGCTACCGGCCGACGAACGCGAGGCCCGGGGCCTTCGACGGCGTACGAATGCTGCCCCTGGCGTCGGCCATGGTCGGCAAGGGCACGCGCAGTGCGGCGGCGCTGCTGCTCGTGGCGGCGATCGCCGTGCTGCTGGTCGGCTGCGTGAACGTCGCCAACATGCTGCTCGCCCGCGGCGCCGAGCGCGCGCGGGAACTGGCCATCCGCACCGCGATCGGAGCGACCCGCGCCAGGCTGGCGCGGCTCGTTCTCGTCGAGGCGGTGACGATCTCGCTCGTCGGCGGTGCGCTCGGGTTCCTGCTGGCCAGGGCGGCGTTCGGCCTTCTGCTGGCGCGGCTGCCTCCGCGGTTCGCCACGGTCCGTCTCCCGGAGATGGATGGACGCATCGCCGTGTTCGCGATCCTGTTATCTCTCGCAGTCGGCGTGGTCTTCGGCCTGCTGCCGGCGCTGAGGCAGTCGCGCGCGGAATTCGCCGCCGCGATCAAAAAGGCCGGCGCGGGCGCGACCGGCCGTCCGGGCTGGACCCACGACGCACTGGTCTTCGGCGAGGTCACGCTCGCCGTGATGCTGGTCGGTGCGGGTGCACTGGTGCTGCGCTCCTTCGCCAACGTGCTGCGCGTCGATCCGGGCCTCGACACCCCGCGTGTGCTGACGCTTCAGATCACGCCCCCCGCGAGGCTCTCCCGAACCGCCGTCGCCGAGCGGTCGGTGTTCTACCGCAACGTACTGGATGCCGTGCAGGGCGTGCCGGGCGTACAGGGCGCCGCGCTCACCAACAACGTGTTGATGTCCGGCGGGCACTACGAGTCCAGTCTCAGCGTCGAAGGCGTGGCGTCGACGAGACTGTACACCCGCGGAAACAACGTGACGGAAGTGCGCGTCACCGCGGACTACTTCCGGGTCATGGGTATTCCGCTGGTGGCGGGGACGGCCTTTCCGCGCGAGATGACGGGCGACGAGCCGATCGCGATCGCCTCCACCCGTGTCGGTCGATTCGCCGACGTCAATCCGCTCGGCCGCGACGTCGTGTCATTCGCCAGGCCCGCGGCGGGCAGCGCGCCGGCGCGGCGGTACCGCATCATCGGCGTCGCCGCTGACGTACGGGATCGCGGCCTCGATTCGGAGCCGCTCTCGATCTTCTATCTCCCCTTCAGCGGGGATGGCGGCGTCACGCTGCTCGCCCGCGGCGATCAGCCGATGGCGCTCGCGCCCGCGGTGACCAGCGCGATTCACGCCCTCGAGCCTGCCGCGGTCGTCGACCAGATCCGCACGCTCGACGACCTGGTGCAGCGTTCGCTGGCGGAGCGCCGGTTCAACGCCTTCTTGTACGCGGCGTTCTCTGTTTCGGCGCTGCTGCTCAGCGCGGTGGGCGTGTACGGCGTCGTCGCCTACGGGGTGAGCCGGCGCACGCGCGAGATGGGCATCCGCGTGGCGCTCGGCGCGGACGGCCGGCGGCTGCTGGCGTCCATCGGCGGCCGCACAGCCGCGGTGCTCGCCGCAGCGACGCTTGCCGGCCTCGGTGGTCTCCTGGCGCTCCGCGGCGTGTTGCGCTCCCTCGTCTTCGAGCTGGCTCCCGACGATCCGTCGACGATCGCAGGATCGGTGGCGATTCTGGTGGTCGCCGCCGCAGCTGCCGTGCTCATCCCGGCGCGGCGAGCCGCGCGCGTGGATCCCATGCTGGCGCTGCGCGCCGAATAG
- a CDS encoding S9 family peptidase yields the protein MISSTRTALAVALAVALGSATAPARQKRPITEHDLFKFTWIADPQIAPDGGTVAFVQVVVNEKDNKYESAIYVVPAAGGSPPARLTSGTRDASPRWAPDGTWLAFVRPDEKDMPQIHVLPMNGGEARPLTALPRGASAPVWSPDGRTIAFSSTTTADDLKKPDPAAKPERKSDVKVVSSAVYRANGNPAYTDPDRRSHIWTVAFSAAGEKPSPKQITTGAFDERGPQWSPDGAHIYFVSDRVAESYYNLPDSDLYRVPAAGGDIARVASIDGGIGTFALSPDGKRVAFVGSFRGEPVRSYSQPDLWIADVGGSGAPKNLTAAYDFDVNGGIGGDQAAPRGEQPKPIVWSRDGGTVIVTAGEHGSSNLQRVTVATGRIEPVTAGAHDVVAYTASRDGASIAATISTQTNIGDLAIVKNGAAPQQPALITHVNETLFSSIAQSEPEEIWYSSFDGRRIQGWILKPPDFDPSRKYPLILQIHGGPHSAYGNVYTHEFQWMAAKGYVVLFTNPRGSTTYGQEFGNLIQHRYPGDDYKDLMAGVDEVLKRGYVDANRLGVTGGSGGGLLTNWTITQTPRFRAAVSQRDIADWYGFWFTADFTLFQPTWFRKAPWEDPDDFHARSPITHVGKVTTPLMLILGDLDYRTPPGEGGEQMFRALKYRRIPTVMVRFPRETHELSRSGEPWHRIERLQHIVGWMDKWLQGKTTTTYEQ from the coding sequence ATGATTAGCAGTACGCGGACGGCGCTGGCCGTCGCATTGGCCGTGGCGCTTGGCTCGGCAACGGCGCCCGCCCGGCAGAAGCGACCCATCACCGAGCACGACCTGTTCAAGTTCACCTGGATCGCCGACCCGCAGATCGCCCCCGACGGCGGAACCGTGGCCTTCGTGCAGGTCGTGGTCAACGAGAAGGACAACAAGTACGAGTCGGCGATCTACGTCGTTCCGGCGGCGGGCGGAAGTCCGCCGGCGCGGCTGACGAGCGGCACCCGGGACGCCTCGCCGCGGTGGGCGCCGGATGGGACATGGCTCGCGTTCGTCCGGCCGGACGAGAAGGACATGCCGCAGATCCACGTGCTGCCGATGAACGGCGGCGAGGCGCGGCCGCTCACCGCGCTGCCGCGCGGCGCGAGCGCGCCGGTGTGGTCGCCCGACGGGCGCACGATTGCCTTCTCGAGCACCACCACCGCCGACGATCTGAAGAAGCCGGATCCGGCGGCGAAGCCGGAGCGGAAGTCCGACGTCAAGGTGGTGTCCAGCGCGGTGTATCGCGCGAACGGCAATCCGGCCTACACCGATCCCGATCGGCGGTCGCACATCTGGACGGTCGCGTTCAGCGCCGCGGGGGAGAAGCCGTCGCCGAAGCAGATCACCACGGGCGCGTTCGACGAGCGCGGCCCGCAGTGGTCGCCCGACGGCGCGCACATCTATTTCGTCTCGGACCGCGTGGCCGAGTCGTATTACAACCTGCCCGATTCCGATCTCTACCGCGTCCCCGCCGCCGGCGGAGACATCGCGCGGGTCGCGAGCATCGACGGCGGCATCGGCACGTTCGCGCTCTCGCCGGACGGGAAGAGGGTGGCATTCGTCGGCAGCTTCCGCGGCGAACCGGTGCGGTCGTACAGCCAACCCGACCTGTGGATCGCCGACGTCGGCGGCAGCGGCGCGCCGAAGAATCTCACTGCCGCGTACGACTTCGACGTCAACGGCGGCATCGGCGGAGACCAGGCGGCGCCGCGCGGCGAGCAGCCGAAGCCGATCGTCTGGAGCCGGGACGGCGGAACGGTGATCGTGACGGCAGGGGAGCACGGCAGCTCGAACCTGCAGCGCGTGACCGTCGCCACCGGCAGGATCGAGCCAGTGACGGCCGGAGCCCACGACGTCGTCGCCTACACCGCCTCGCGCGACGGCGCGTCGATCGCCGCGACGATCTCGACGCAGACGAATATCGGCGATCTCGCGATCGTCAAGAACGGGGCGGCGCCGCAGCAGCCCGCACTGATCACGCACGTGAACGAGACGCTGTTCTCGTCGATCGCCCAGAGCGAGCCGGAGGAGATCTGGTATTCCAGCTTCGACGGGCGCAGGATCCAGGGCTGGATCCTCAAGCCGCCGGACTTCGATCCGTCGCGCAAGTACCCGTTGATCCTGCAGATCCACGGCGGCCCGCACAGCGCCTACGGCAACGTCTACACCCACGAGTTCCAGTGGATGGCGGCGAAAGGCTACGTCGTGCTGTTCACGAACCCGCGGGGCAGCACCACCTACGGCCAGGAGTTCGGCAACCTGATCCAGCACCGCTATCCGGGGGACGACTACAAGGATCTGATGGCCGGCGTCGACGAAGTGCTGAAGCGCGGCTACGTCGACGCCAATCGCCTCGGGGTCACCGGCGGCAGCGGCGGCGGGCTGCTGACCAACTGGACCATCACGCAGACTCCACGGTTCAGGGCGGCCGTGTCGCAGCGCGACATCGCGGACTGGTACGGCTTCTGGTTCACCGCCGACTTCACGCTGTTCCAGCCCACCTGGTTCCGCAAGGCGCCATGGGAGGATCCCGACGACTTCCACGCGCGCTCGCCAATTACGCACGTCGGAAAGGTCACGACGCCGCTGATGCTGATCCTCGGAGATCTGGACTATCGCACGCCGCCGGGCGAGGGCGGCGAGCAGATGTTCCGCGCCCTGAAGTACCGCCGCATCCCGACGGTGATGGTCCGGTTTCCGCGCGAAACGCACGAGCTCTCACGCTCGGGCGAGCCATGGCACCGCATCGAGCGCCTCCAGCACATCGTCGGCTGGATGGACAAGTGGCTGCAGGGGAAGACCACGACGACCTACGAGCAGTAA
- a CDS encoding FAD-linked oxidase C-terminal domain-containing protein has translation MPLPSDILEALRAIVGAEHVRTDAAALEAYGADGMKRGHPADVVVLPDGADHVSAILALCSAHRLPIVPRGGGTGYTGGAVPLHGGVVLSLERMNRILEIDEENLIAVVEPNAVTGTIQDAVERVGLFYPPDPASLRISAIGGNVAECAGGPRAFKYGTTKHYVLGLQAVLPGGAIIETGGKVVKNVVGYDLTHLLVGSEGTLAVITRIVLRLVPKPPVQSTLRATFATIGEATQAVNHVIRARVVPAAVELIDGDSLEAVAAYLGVRALAPAGTGALLLLEVDGLAESVVEEAARCEQACRAAGATEVLRARDEAERQEIWRVRRELSPALKTITPIKFNHDVVVPKGRIPQLFELVERLKRDYRLRIPCFGHAGDGNIHVNIMVTPGDADEMRRAHEAERALFQGVVALEGSISGEHGIGFAKAKYLSLELDAATIEAMKAVKRAFDPHGILNPGKIFPQ, from the coding sequence GTGCCACTTCCGTCTGACATCCTCGAGGCGCTGCGCGCCATCGTCGGCGCCGAGCACGTGCGAACCGATGCGGCGGCGCTGGAAGCCTACGGCGCCGACGGAATGAAGCGCGGCCACCCGGCCGACGTCGTCGTCCTTCCTGACGGCGCCGACCACGTGTCCGCGATCCTCGCGCTCTGTTCCGCGCACCGGCTGCCGATCGTCCCGCGCGGCGGCGGCACCGGATACACCGGCGGCGCCGTTCCGCTGCACGGCGGTGTCGTCCTCTCGCTCGAGCGGATGAACCGCATCCTCGAGATCGACGAAGAGAACCTGATCGCCGTCGTCGAGCCGAACGCCGTGACCGGCACGATCCAGGACGCCGTGGAGCGCGTCGGCCTGTTCTATCCGCCGGACCCGGCGTCGCTGCGCATCTCGGCGATCGGCGGCAACGTCGCCGAATGCGCCGGCGGGCCGCGCGCGTTCAAGTACGGCACGACCAAGCACTACGTGCTCGGCCTGCAGGCGGTGCTGCCCGGCGGCGCGATCATCGAGACGGGCGGCAAGGTGGTGAAGAACGTGGTGGGCTACGACCTCACGCACCTGCTGGTCGGATCGGAGGGCACGCTCGCGGTGATCACCCGGATCGTCCTGCGGCTGGTGCCGAAGCCGCCGGTGCAGTCCACGCTGCGGGCGACGTTCGCCACGATCGGCGAGGCGACGCAGGCGGTGAACCACGTCATCAGGGCGCGGGTGGTTCCCGCGGCGGTGGAGCTGATCGACGGCGATTCGCTCGAAGCGGTGGCGGCCTACCTGGGCGTCCGCGCGCTGGCGCCCGCGGGCACCGGCGCGCTGCTGCTGCTCGAAGTCGACGGACTGGCGGAGTCCGTCGTCGAGGAAGCGGCGCGGTGCGAGCAGGCCTGCCGCGCCGCGGGGGCCACCGAAGTGCTCCGTGCCCGCGACGAAGCGGAGCGGCAGGAGATCTGGCGCGTCCGCCGCGAGCTGTCGCCGGCGCTGAAGACGATCACGCCGATCAAGTTCAATCACGACGTGGTGGTTCCCAAGGGGCGCATCCCGCAGCTGTTCGAACTGGTCGAGCGGCTGAAGCGCGATTACCGCCTCCGCATCCCGTGCTTCGGCCACGCCGGGGACGGCAACATTCACGTCAACATCATGGTCACGCCGGGCGATGCGGACGAGATGCGCCGCGCGCACGAGGCGGAGCGGGCGCTCTTCCAGGGCGTGGTGGCGCTGGAGGGCTCGATCAGCGGCGAGCACGGCATCGGCTTCGCCAAGGCCAAGTACCTGAGCCTGGAGCTGGACGCCGCGACGATCGAGGCGATGAAGGCCGTGAAGCGCGCCTTCGATCCGCACGGTATCCTGAATCCCGGAAAGATCTTCCCCCAGTAA
- a CDS encoding pyridoxal phosphate-dependent aminotransferase has protein sequence MQLSARSGRIAVSPTMKVAADAIKLKAQGVDVIDFGAGEPDFPTPAHIAAAAHRAIDANFTKYTANAGTEDLKRAIVERYRADNGVDYTSAEVICSAGGKQALFNSVLALFGPGDEVITHMPGWPTLVEQIKLAEATPVIVRSQPETGFRLTADMFLAAITPRTRGIIINSPANPTGALIDEASLTAIAREANTRGIWILLDLCYDKLIYEPVPHNLIGVLAAHNRDRSVLCGSASKVYAMTGWRCGWAVGPQPLVNACNAIQSHSTSNVCSITQKAVEAALRGPQDCITQMLDEYRRRRDQLCQWLSVEPRIRLVKPSGAFYLFPDVSEFLSPDGLRTSAELATALLNEARVALTPGEAFDAPGFLRISYATSMKELERGTERILEFLAARAGARATSV, from the coding sequence ATGCAACTCTCCGCACGCAGCGGCCGGATCGCCGTGTCGCCGACGATGAAGGTGGCGGCGGACGCCATCAAACTGAAGGCGCAGGGCGTCGACGTGATCGACTTCGGCGCCGGCGAGCCGGACTTTCCGACGCCCGCCCACATCGCGGCGGCGGCGCACCGCGCCATCGACGCCAACTTCACCAAGTACACCGCCAACGCCGGCACCGAGGATCTGAAGCGCGCGATCGTCGAGCGCTACCGCGCCGACAACGGCGTGGACTACACCTCGGCCGAGGTGATCTGCTCGGCCGGCGGCAAGCAGGCGCTCTTCAACAGCGTGCTGGCGCTGTTCGGCCCCGGCGACGAAGTGATCACCCACATGCCCGGCTGGCCGACGCTGGTGGAGCAGATCAAGCTGGCGGAGGCCACGCCGGTGATCGTGCGGTCGCAGCCCGAGACCGGGTTCCGGCTCACCGCCGACATGTTCCTGGCGGCGATCACGCCGCGGACGCGCGGCATCATCATCAACTCGCCGGCCAACCCCACCGGCGCGCTGATCGACGAAGCGTCGCTGACCGCCATCGCGCGCGAAGCGAACACCCGCGGCATCTGGATCCTGCTCGATCTCTGCTACGACAAGCTGATCTACGAACCGGTGCCGCACAATCTGATCGGCGTGCTGGCGGCCCACAACCGCGATCGATCGGTGCTGTGCGGTTCGGCGTCCAAGGTGTACGCGATGACCGGCTGGCGCTGCGGCTGGGCGGTCGGGCCGCAGCCGCTGGTCAACGCCTGCAACGCGATTCAGAGTCATTCGACCTCCAACGTCTGCTCGATCACGCAGAAGGCGGTGGAAGCCGCGCTGCGCGGACCGCAGGACTGCATCACCCAGATGCTCGACGAGTACCGCCGCCGGCGCGATCAGTTGTGCCAGTGGCTCTCGGTGGAGCCGCGCATCCGGCTGGTCAAGCCGTCCGGCGCCTTCTACCTGTTCCCGGACGTGTCGGAATTTCTCTCGCCCGACGGCCTCCGCACCTCCGCCGAACTGGCGACCGCGCTGCTGAACGAGGCGCGCGTCGCGCTGACGCCCGGCGAGGCATTCGACGCGCCGGGATTCCTGCGCATTTCCTACGCGACGTCGATGAAGGAGCTCGAGCGGGGAACCGAGCGCATCCTGGAGTTCCTCGCCGCGCGCGCAGGCGCTCGTGCCACTTCCGTCTGA